In one Hymenobacter sp. DG25B genomic region, the following are encoded:
- a CDS encoding S9 family peptidase has translation MQFRTLGLALALALSSPALLPGLTPTAVAQQKKDITLEDIWQKGTFQAKSVPGFNWMRDGRYYSSLDKGDLVQHDVTTGQAVQTLVAGKDLLAPGSTQPLAVEGYEFNADEQKILFWTDEEPIYRRSSRALYYVYDRAAKKLTPLSAGNKQSYATFSPDGSKVAFVRDNNLFVVDLTTMQEKAVTTDGVRNKLINGSTDWVYEEEFEFAKGFFWSPDSKQLAFYTFDESQVPEYNMQEWGPLYPKDYRYKYPKAGEKNSIVSVSTFDVAAAKTTKMDVGQEPDQYIPRILWTETPNLLSIRRLNRLQNKLEILHANASTGKTDVVLTDTDAAYVEVNDDLRYLKGGKQFLFTSEKDGYRHLYLYDMKGKLDRQLTKGNWEITEINGFDEKNGLVYFTSTEASPMERHLYRVNLKGKGKTRLSEAGRGVDAVNMSPDCRYYLNYHSEAGVPQVVSLRTAQTGKLVKVLEDNAALRQTLGQYNLGKLEFINFKNSEGVALNGWMMKPTNFDPNKKYPVLMYVYGGPGSQTVKDDAGGGIAFTNYLWHQLLVEKGYIVVSVDGRGTGARGSEFKKSTYANLGKLETVDQGETAKYLGTLPYVDKSRIGIWGWSFGGYMTALALTKEADLFRMGVAVAPVTNWRYYDTVYTERFLKTPQENPGGYDDNSPVQFADKLKGKLLLVHGTGDDNVHFQNSVAFTDAMIKANKDYQTLYYPNRNHGIYGGNTRLHLYRQMTNFILENLPLTPDASSGAAKSVN, from the coding sequence ATGCAATTTCGCACTCTCGGACTAGCCTTAGCGCTGGCCCTGTCCAGCCCCGCCTTGCTGCCCGGGCTTACCCCCACGGCTGTTGCCCAGCAGAAAAAGGACATCACCCTCGAAGACATCTGGCAAAAAGGAACATTCCAGGCCAAATCGGTGCCCGGCTTTAATTGGATGCGCGACGGCCGCTACTACTCCTCCCTGGATAAAGGCGACCTGGTGCAGCACGACGTAACCACCGGCCAGGCCGTGCAAACCCTGGTAGCCGGCAAAGACTTGCTAGCGCCCGGCAGCACGCAGCCGCTGGCCGTAGAAGGCTACGAGTTCAACGCCGATGAGCAGAAAATCCTCTTCTGGACCGACGAAGAGCCTATCTACCGCCGCAGCTCCCGCGCCCTGTACTACGTGTACGACCGCGCCGCCAAGAAGCTCACGCCCCTGAGCGCCGGCAACAAGCAGAGCTACGCCACTTTCTCGCCCGATGGCAGCAAAGTGGCCTTCGTGCGCGACAACAACCTGTTTGTGGTCGATCTGACCACCATGCAGGAAAAGGCCGTGACCACCGACGGGGTACGCAACAAGCTCATCAACGGCAGCACCGACTGGGTGTACGAGGAAGAGTTTGAGTTTGCGAAAGGCTTCTTCTGGTCCCCCGACAGCAAGCAGCTGGCTTTCTACACCTTCGATGAGTCGCAGGTGCCGGAGTACAACATGCAGGAGTGGGGCCCGCTCTATCCCAAAGACTACCGCTACAAATACCCCAAAGCCGGCGAGAAAAACTCCATCGTGAGTGTTTCTACGTTTGATGTAGCCGCCGCCAAAACCACGAAAATGGACGTGGGCCAGGAGCCGGACCAGTATATTCCGCGCATTCTCTGGACCGAAACGCCTAACCTGCTCAGCATCCGCCGCCTCAACCGCTTGCAGAACAAGCTGGAGATTCTGCACGCCAACGCCAGCACCGGCAAAACCGACGTAGTGCTGACCGATACCGACGCGGCCTACGTGGAAGTGAACGATGACCTGCGCTACCTGAAAGGCGGCAAGCAGTTCCTGTTCACCAGCGAAAAAGACGGCTACCGCCACCTGTATCTGTATGATATGAAGGGCAAGCTGGACCGCCAGCTGACCAAAGGCAACTGGGAAATTACCGAAATCAATGGCTTCGATGAGAAAAACGGCCTGGTGTATTTCACCAGTACCGAAGCCTCGCCCATGGAGCGCCACCTGTACCGCGTAAACCTGAAAGGCAAAGGCAAAACCCGCCTCAGCGAGGCCGGCCGCGGCGTAGATGCCGTGAACATGAGCCCCGATTGCCGCTACTACCTCAACTACCACTCCGAGGCCGGCGTGCCGCAGGTGGTTAGCCTGCGCACGGCCCAAACCGGCAAGCTGGTGAAAGTGCTGGAAGATAACGCCGCCCTGCGCCAGACGCTGGGCCAGTACAACTTGGGCAAGCTGGAGTTCATCAACTTCAAAAACTCCGAAGGCGTAGCCCTGAATGGCTGGATGATGAAGCCAACTAACTTCGATCCAAACAAGAAATACCCCGTGCTGATGTACGTGTACGGCGGCCCCGGCTCCCAGACGGTGAAGGACGACGCGGGTGGGGGCATTGCCTTCACCAACTACCTCTGGCACCAGCTGCTGGTGGAGAAAGGCTACATCGTGGTTTCCGTGGATGGTCGGGGTACCGGCGCCCGCGGGTCTGAATTCAAGAAATCTACCTACGCCAACCTGGGCAAGCTGGAAACGGTTGACCAGGGCGAAACGGCTAAATACCTGGGTACACTGCCCTACGTAGACAAAAGCCGCATCGGCATCTGGGGCTGGAGCTTCGGCGGCTACATGACGGCCCTGGCCCTGACCAAGGAAGCCGACCTGTTCCGCATGGGCGTGGCCGTGGCGCCCGTTACCAACTGGCGCTACTATGACACCGTGTACACCGAGCGTTTCCTGAAAACCCCGCAGGAAAACCCCGGCGGCTATGACGACAACTCGCCCGTGCAGTTTGCTGATAAGCTGAAGGGCAAGCTGCTGCTGGTACACGGCACCGGCGACGACAACGTGCACTTCCAGAACTCCGTGGCTTTCACGGATGCCATGATTAAGGCCAACAAAGACTACCAGACGCTGTACTACCCCAACCGCAACCACGGTATTTATGGGGGCAACACGCGCCTGCATCTCTACCGCCAGATGACCAACTTTATCCTGGAAAATCTGCCGCTCACCCCGGATGCTTCTTCGGGCGCAGCAAAATCAGTGAACTAA
- a CDS encoding energy transducer TonB yields the protein MPLQRRLWKPFSCFFLLLISACQPQPAEKTQPTDSPAATSANSLPADTATLTAEPTGNKPVTWHRLARRTNPHAPLLVYNRVARPPASELVASPPPRETRLFDLTRKASQYYRIDATHPAEVRGQEGTVVRIPAGCFVDGQQRAVAGQVWIELKECYSLVDMLLSDVVSETADGQLLTTGGGVFIRASAHGQQLALAPNRTYQVELPVSRQQTGMSLFRGVSAGLQPVRWQETAPADPAPEQIYTTAEQLPTYGKSPTDINKLIRYPKTALARGTQGMVFASFVVDEAGRVRSPRILRGIGDGCDEEVLRVLRQTSGHWTPGQQDGRFVKVKMVVPIRFNPRKACSPLLR from the coding sequence ATGCCCCTTCAACGTAGGTTGTGGAAGCCCTTTTCCTGCTTTTTTCTCCTGTTAATCAGTGCCTGTCAGCCCCAGCCGGCAGAGAAAACCCAGCCGACTGATTCACCGGCCGCTACTTCCGCCAATTCGCTGCCTGCTGATACCGCCACTCTTACGGCGGAGCCCACCGGCAACAAGCCCGTTACCTGGCACCGCCTGGCTCGCCGCACCAACCCCCATGCCCCGCTTTTAGTGTATAACCGGGTAGCCCGGCCCCCGGCCAGCGAGCTGGTAGCCAGCCCGCCACCTCGCGAAACCCGCCTCTTCGACCTTACCCGCAAAGCCAGCCAGTACTACCGCATCGACGCCACCCACCCCGCCGAAGTGCGCGGGCAGGAAGGCACCGTAGTGCGGATTCCGGCCGGCTGCTTTGTTGATGGGCAGCAGCGGGCAGTGGCCGGTCAGGTCTGGATTGAGTTGAAGGAATGCTATTCGCTGGTTGATATGCTGCTCTCGGATGTGGTGAGCGAAACCGCCGATGGGCAGCTGCTTACTACCGGCGGCGGCGTATTTATCCGGGCTTCGGCCCACGGCCAGCAGCTGGCGCTGGCTCCCAACCGCACTTACCAGGTAGAACTGCCCGTTTCGCGGCAGCAGACGGGCATGTCCCTCTTCCGGGGTGTGAGTGCCGGGCTGCAACCCGTGCGGTGGCAGGAAACCGCCCCCGCCGACCCGGCACCTGAACAGATTTATACTACCGCTGAGCAGCTGCCCACTTATGGCAAAAGCCCCACGGATATCAATAAGCTCATTCGCTACCCCAAAACCGCCTTGGCACGGGGCACCCAGGGAATGGTGTTTGCCTCCTTTGTGGTAGATGAAGCCGGCCGCGTCCGCTCCCCCCGAATTCTGCGGGGCATTGGCGATGGTTGCGACGAAGAAGTGCTGCGGGTACTACGTCAAACCTCCGGCCACTGGACGCCCGGGCAGCAGGACGGCCGCTTTGTGAAGGTGAAAATGGTGGTACCCATCCGCTTTAACCCCAGGAAGGCATGCTCACCACTTCTGAGGTAG